One Bacillus sp. (in: firmicutes) genomic region harbors:
- a CDS encoding antitoxin endoai gives MFVSESTQEILVRLPQALINEVDGFLKQEESNRNEFIYQATKMYLRERRKRQIREAMRRGYMEMAKINLNIASEAFLAEEEADHTLGRLVSGV, from the coding sequence ATGTTTGTGTCTGAAAGTACACAAGAAATTTTAGTTCGATTACCGCAAGCACTGATTAATGAAGTGGATGGTTTTCTAAAACAAGAAGAAAGTAATCGGAATGAATTTATTTACCAAGCGACAAAAATGTACCTCAGAGAGCGTAGAAAGCGACAAATCCGTGAAGCGATGAGACGTGGTTATATGGAAATGGCGAAAATCAATTTGAATATTGCGTCTGAAGCCTTTCTAGCTGAGGAGGAAGCGGATCACACCTTAGGGCGCTTAGTGAGCGGGGTGTAA